A single region of the Candidatus Zixiibacteriota bacterium genome encodes:
- a CDS encoding flavin reductase family protein — protein sequence MAKKKLKPQTLLIPLPAVMVSCQWGNNKPNIITASWVGVACSEPPMLSLAIRKSRFSHGIISKSGEFVVNLTTEELLKETDFCGTYSGKDMDKFKKTHLTPVGGSVVKAPLIKECPINLECQVRHILELGSHDLFIADIVATHADEEYLDKQDRPDINKFKPLVYCTKAQEYWGGISKRLGGYGFIRKEKGKD from the coding sequence ATGGCTAAAAAGAAATTAAAACCACAAACCCTGCTTATTCCTCTGCCGGCAGTTATGGTGAGCTGCCAATGGGGAAATAATAAGCCAAATATCATCACTGCCTCCTGGGTAGGGGTTGCCTGTTCAGAGCCGCCTATGCTGAGTTTGGCCATTCGCAAATCCAGATTTTCACACGGCATCATCTCCAAATCCGGAGAGTTCGTGGTGAACCTCACCACAGAGGAACTCTTGAAGGAGACTGATTTTTGCGGGACTTATTCCGGCAAAGACATGGATAAATTCAAGAAGACCCATCTCACTCCAGTGGGCGGGTCTGTGGTCAAAGCTCCTTTGATTAAAGAATGCCCGATAAATTTGGAATGTCAGGTCAGGCATATATTAGAATTAGGCTCGCATGACCTTTTCATAGCAGACATAGTTGCCACGCATGCGGATGAAGAATATTTAGATAAGCAGGATCGTCCAGATATCAATAAGTTCAAGCCTCTGGTTTACTGCACCAAAGCACAGGAATACTGGGGAGGGATTTCCAAGAGG
- a CDS encoding uracil-DNA glycosylase, giving the protein MEDRYNQMLEAFALAKKYLKQQRELGLEEVKLPSNFKIELKKDSGKNPLKEFYHKIKDCQKCHLHKNRTNFVFGVGDSKAGVMFIGEAPGRDEDLQGEPFVGRAGQLLNKILGAINFQREEVYIANILKCRPPENRDPLPEEIELCEPYLIEQIKLIQPKLICALGRISAQALLKTNLPLNRLRGRFHDYQGIKFLVTYHPAALLRYPQFKKDTWEDVKLLRAEYDKIKK; this is encoded by the coding sequence ATGGAAGATAGATATAACCAGATGCTGGAGGCTTTTGCCTTAGCCAAAAAATATCTGAAGCAACAGAGGGAATTAGGTCTGGAGGAAGTAAAGTTGCCTTCGAACTTCAAAATAGAATTGAAAAAGGATTCGGGTAAAAATCCTCTGAAGGAATTTTATCACAAGATTAAAGATTGCCAGAAATGTCATCTGCATAAAAACAGAACTAATTTCGTTTTCGGGGTGGGAGATAGTAAAGCCGGGGTTATGTTCATCGGCGAAGCTCCAGGCAGGGACGAAGACCTGCAAGGGGAGCCGTTTGTGGGAAGAGCGGGTCAGCTTTTAAACAAAATTCTGGGAGCAATTAATTTTCAGAGAGAAGAAGTTTACATAGCCAATATCTTGAAATGCCGGCCGCCTGAGAACAGAGACCCCTTGCCGGAGGAGATCGAGCTGTGCGAGCCTTATCTCATAGAACAAATAAAGCTGATTCAACCAAAACTGATCTGCGCCCTGGGCAGGATTTCAGCTCAAGCTCTTTTGAAAACCAATTTACCATTGAACCGGCTCAGGGGAAGATTCCACGATTACCAGGGAATAAAATTTCTGGTTACGTATCATCCAGCCGCTCTCTTGAGATACCCCCAGTTCAAAAAGGATACCTGGGAGGATGTGAAGCTGTTGAGAGCGGAATATGATAAAATAAAAAAGTAG
- the dnaB gene encoding replicative DNA helicase — MNEKMIGTEKLPPQALEVEQSVLGAMLLDREAIGRAIEVIDDSCFYKPAHAKIFSAMVSLYDRNQPVDLLTLAEELSKRNQLEEIGGRAALLDLTDIVGTSANIEYHSRIILEKATLRKLIQSTTEIITRCYDLTEEVDDLLDSAEQKIFDISEKRIKSGFLHLGEILPHTFEEIDKMKEGQITGIPTGFKDLDSLTAGLQPADLIVVAGRPSMGKTSLSLSIAEYVAIEQKVPVAIFSLEMSKNQLANRMLCSRARISSHRMRTGRLSDHEWEKLSIAAGPLSESRIFLDDTPSIGILETRAKARRLKAKENVGLIILDYLQLMQGPKGSENRQQEISTISRALKGLAKDLNVPVLALSQLSREVERRGGDRRPNLADLRESGAIEQDADLVMFVYRPEMYGIDTIEVYGEKKSSENLAEIIVSKHRNGPTGSVFLSFIKDYARFADPELHREAPF, encoded by the coding sequence ATGAATGAAAAGATGATCGGCACGGAAAAACTACCGCCTCAGGCTTTAGAGGTGGAGCAGTCGGTTTTAGGCGCGATGCTTTTAGACCGGGAGGCTATAGGCAGGGCAATCGAAGTCATCGATGACAGCTGTTTTTATAAACCTGCTCACGCCAAAATATTCTCCGCTATGGTATCTTTATACGACCGGAACCAGCCGGTTGATCTGCTCACCTTAGCTGAGGAGCTATCCAAAAGAAACCAGTTAGAAGAAATCGGTGGCAGAGCCGCTCTTTTAGACTTGACTGATATCGTGGGCACTTCAGCTAATATCGAATACCACTCCAGAATAATTTTAGAAAAGGCGACTTTAAGAAAGCTGATCCAGTCTACAACCGAGATAATCACCAGATGCTATGATCTGACCGAAGAAGTGGATGATCTTCTGGATAGCGCTGAGCAGAAAATCTTCGATATCTCAGAGAAAAGGATAAAATCTGGGTTTTTGCACTTAGGAGAAATCCTGCCTCATACCTTTGAGGAAATAGATAAGATGAAGGAGGGGCAGATCACCGGGATTCCTACAGGATTTAAGGACCTGGATAGCCTGACTGCCGGTTTGCAGCCTGCTGATCTGATAGTAGTGGCTGGAAGACCTTCTATGGGGAAGACCTCGCTCAGCTTATCGATAGCTGAGTATGTGGCAATTGAACAAAAAGTTCCAGTGGCAATTTTCAGCCTGGAGATGTCTAAAAACCAGTTAGCCAACCGGATGCTCTGTTCCCGGGCCAGGATTTCCTCTCACCGGATGAGGACCGGCAGACTCTCGGATCACGAGTGGGAAAAGCTCTCGATTGCGGCAGGTCCGCTCTCTGAATCGAGGATTTTCTTAGATGACACTCCCAGCATCGGTATCCTGGAGACGAGGGCTAAAGCTCGAAGGCTGAAAGCCAAAGAGAATGTAGGACTGATAATTCTCGATTATCTCCAGCTGATGCAGGGTCCGAAAGGTTCGGAGAATCGCCAGCAGGAAATCTCCACCATCTCCAGAGCCTTAAAAGGACTGGCTAAGGATTTAAACGTGCCGGTCCTGGCATTATCCCAGCTTTCCAGAGAAGTGGAGAGAAGAGGGGGGGATAGAAGACCCAACTTAGCAGATTTGCGAGAATCCGGAGCAATAGAACAGGATGCGGATTTAGTGATGTTCGTCTATCGTCCGGAGATGTATGGAATAGACACCATTGAAGTCTATGGTGAAAAAAAGAGCAGCGAAAATTTAGCGGAGATAATCGTAAGCAAGCACCGGAACGGTCCAACCGGTAGTGTGTTCTTGAGTTTCATCAAGGATTACGCCCGGTTTGCAGACCCGGAGCTTCACCGAGAAGCACCGTTTTAG
- a CDS encoding DUF494 domain-containing protein yields MENLENKAIDIIIYLAQYVKDDQSKVGNLIEALMDLRELGFSENEIKKAYLWFLSRLPKFLRSHKEKCNLCSWLKGFKDKNFTPESYGFLYQMEELGVLDGKEIELLIQKSLALGKQKIEVQTLKNLANVLLFSDNNIREQSTDFLWTDQERI; encoded by the coding sequence ATGGAAAATCTGGAGAACAAAGCAATAGACATAATCATCTACTTAGCTCAATACGTCAAAGATGACCAGAGCAAGGTGGGGAATCTTATTGAAGCCCTGATGGATTTAAGGGAATTAGGCTTCTCAGAGAATGAGATAAAGAAGGCTTATCTCTGGTTTCTAAGCCGGCTGCCAAAATTCCTCAGATCCCATAAGGAAAAGTGTAATCTCTGCTCCTGGCTTAAAGGTTTTAAGGATAAAAATTTCACTCCGGAAAGCTATGGATTTTTATATCAAATGGAGGAATTAGGGGTCTTAGATGGTAAGGAAATAGAGCTTCTGATCCAGAAATCTCTGGCTTTAGGAAAGCAAAAGATAGAAGTTCAGACACTCAAGAATCTGGCTAATGTCCTTTTGTTTTCTGACAACAATATCAGAGAGCAATCTACTGACTTTTTGTGGACGGACCAGGAAAGGATATAA
- a CDS encoding ABC transporter ATP-binding protein: MIEIKDVYKSFGNNQVLNGVDLNISKGETIVILGRSGCGKSVLLKHIIGLMKPDKGQIFIDEEEITAYSYEKLSNLRRRFGMLFQGAALFDSMTVEENVGLGLTEHTALSREKIKEIVKEKLRLVGMAGVENLKPAELSGGMKKRVGLARAIAMDPDIVLYDEPTTGLDPIMADVINELVISLRNTLKITSIAVTHDIVSAYKIADRIAMLYEGKIIWVGTPEETKNTTDPVVKQFIHGSSVGPIPTLI; encoded by the coding sequence ATGATTGAGATCAAGGACGTTTACAAAAGCTTCGGCAATAATCAGGTCCTGAACGGGGTTGACCTGAATATCAGTAAAGGGGAAACTATAGTCATTCTGGGCAGAAGCGGATGCGGGAAAAGTGTCCTTCTAAAACATATCATCGGATTGATGAAGCCGGATAAGGGTCAGATTTTCATAGATGAAGAGGAGATAACTGCTTACAGCTATGAGAAGCTGTCTAACCTGCGCAGAAGGTTCGGGATGCTCTTTCAGGGTGCCGCTCTTTTCGATTCGATGACCGTGGAGGAAAATGTTGGCCTGGGCCTGACAGAACATACAGCTCTGAGCAGGGAGAAGATTAAAGAGATCGTAAAGGAAAAGCTGAGACTGGTCGGTATGGCTGGGGTTGAGAATTTGAAACCGGCTGAGCTTTCCGGCGGTATGAAAAAAAGGGTCGGGCTTGCCAGGGCAATTGCGATGGATCCGGATATCGTGCTGTATGATGAGCCAACCACCGGTTTGGACCCGATTATGGCAGACGTGATTAACGAGCTGGTAATCAGTCTGCGTAATACCCTTAAGATAACCTCGATCGCGGTTACCCACGATATCGTTTCAGCTTACAAAATCGCAGATCGGATAGCAATGCTGTATGAGGGGAAGATCATCTGGGTGGGGACACCAGAGGAGACGAAAAATACAACTGACCCGGTGGTCAAGCAATTCATCCACGGGTCGTCTGTGGGACCGATACCGACGCTCATATAA
- the coaBC gene encoding bifunctional phosphopantothenoylcysteine decarboxylase/phosphopantothenate--cysteine ligase CoaBC yields the protein MLKGKKIILGISGGIAAYKSAELCRRLKKSGAEVQVIMTQSGMKFITPLTMECLSEKEVITEMFPERRMVGTRHISLAQWADLILVAPATYNLIGKISSGLADDILTTVISSTKALIVLAPAMNVNLYENPICQQNIEKLRNLGYKFIEPGVGDLACGDVGKGRMAEPEEIQNEVIKLLSEKKELTGKSILVTASRTEEPIDAVRFLSNRSTGKMGYAVAEEAFARGAKVTLISGPSDLDCSPGINLFKVRTAQEMYKAVKKHFPKSDALVMTAAVSDFTPEKVSSGKIKKQETELDLKLKPTPDILKEVGSNKGKKVLVGFAVETENEIENAKLKLKEKNLDLIIVNNPNLKGAGFEVDTNIATLVDKKGKVEKLPLMSKKELAEKIIDRVVKFFNR from the coding sequence ATGTTGAAAGGCAAGAAGATAATTTTAGGTATTTCAGGGGGGATTGCGGCTTACAAATCGGCTGAGCTTTGCAGGCGCTTGAAAAAATCTGGCGCTGAGGTTCAGGTAATTATGACCCAGTCGGGAATGAAATTCATCACCCCCCTGACTATGGAATGTCTGTCTGAAAAAGAAGTCATCACCGAGATGTTCCCGGAGCGCCGGATGGTGGGGACCAGGCATATCAGTTTAGCCCAATGGGCGGACCTTATTCTGGTAGCTCCTGCGACTTACAACTTGATAGGGAAAATCTCCTCCGGACTCGCGGATGATATACTTACGACTGTCATAAGCTCGACCAAAGCGCTTATAGTTTTAGCTCCTGCCATGAACGTGAACCTGTATGAAAATCCGATCTGCCAGCAAAATATAGAAAAGCTCAGGAATTTGGGATATAAATTCATAGAGCCGGGAGTTGGTGATTTAGCCTGCGGTGATGTAGGAAAGGGAAGGATGGCTGAGCCAGAGGAGATTCAAAATGAGGTCATAAAACTCTTAAGCGAAAAAAAAGAACTAACTGGAAAATCGATTTTAGTGACTGCATCCCGAACTGAAGAGCCGATTGATGCAGTTAGATTTCTCTCTAACCGTTCCACCGGGAAGATGGGATATGCAGTGGCAGAAGAGGCTTTTGCCAGAGGGGCAAAGGTAACCTTAATCAGCGGACCTTCTGACTTAGACTGCTCTCCAGGCATAAATTTATTCAAAGTAAGAACTGCTCAGGAGATGTATAAGGCAGTTAAAAAACACTTCCCGAAATCTGATGCCTTAGTTATGACAGCCGCAGTTTCTGATTTTACTCCGGAAAAGGTTTCTTCAGGAAAAATTAAAAAACAAGAGACTGAGCTGGATTTAAAGCTCAAGCCCACGCCTGATATTCTTAAAGAGGTTGGCAGTAATAAGGGAAAGAAGGTTTTAGTCGGCTTTGCTGTCGAAACTGAAAATGAGATAGAAAACGCCAAATTAAAACTCAAAGAAAAAAACCTTGATCTCATCATTGTAAATAATCCTAATCTCAAAGGGGCAGGCTTTGAAGTTGATACTAATATAGCTACCCTGGTAGATAAAAAGGGCAAAGTGGAAAAATTGCCTTTGATGTCAAAGAAAGAGCTGGCAGAAAAGATAATTGATCGGGTAGTCAAATTCTTTAATAGGTGA
- a CDS encoding ABC transporter permease, producing MFRIKNPFRVVGRKTTLFFEDLGGIAILIKNILLGLPGSFKRFHLTTEQMLFMGVNSLPLILVTSIFTGGVTSVQGAYMFSDYVPMRYLGTAVGKTVIMELGPVLTALVVAGRVGAAIAAELGTMKVTEQIDALETLAVDPVKYLVVPRFVSGIIMLPILTIFADFIAILGGLVVSVSFLNVSASTFLSGLKLFFRLRDVWGGLFKAMAFGGIIALIGCYQGFKTSGGAEGVGRSTTRAVVLASVLILITDYILAWFLFGT from the coding sequence TTGTTCAGAATTAAAAATCCCTTCAGGGTGGTTGGGAGAAAAACCACCCTGTTTTTTGAAGACCTGGGCGGGATTGCGATTCTAATCAAGAACATCCTTTTAGGGCTGCCTGGCTCCTTTAAAAGGTTTCACCTGACTACTGAGCAGATGCTTTTTATGGGAGTCAATTCCCTGCCTTTGATTCTGGTGACCTCTATTTTCACCGGAGGAGTGACAAGTGTCCAGGGCGCCTACATGTTCTCCGACTATGTGCCCATGCGATATCTTGGCACGGCAGTAGGAAAAACCGTGATAATGGAATTAGGACCGGTCTTAACCGCTTTAGTAGTTGCAGGCAGAGTAGGAGCAGCCATTGCCGCAGAGCTTGGGACAATGAAAGTTACCGAGCAGATAGATGCTCTGGAGACTTTGGCAGTGGATCCGGTTAAATATCTGGTTGTGCCGAGGTTTGTCTCCGGCATAATAATGCTTCCTATCCTAACGATCTTTGCAGATTTCATCGCCATACTGGGTGGACTCGTGGTTTCAGTCTCCTTCCTGAACGTTTCCGCCTCTACTTTTCTGAGCGGACTCAAGCTTTTCTTTCGCTTGCGTGATGTCTGGGGAGGGCTTTTTAAGGCGATGGCTTTTGGCGGGATAATCGCCCTGATCGGCTGTTATCAGGGGTTCAAGACCTCAGGCGGCGCAGAAGGAGTTGGAAGATCAACTACCCGGGCGGTGGTTTTAGCGAGCGTGCTGATTTTGATCACGGATTATATACTGGCGTGGTTCTTATTTGGAACGTAA
- the purH gene encoding bifunctional phosphoribosylaminoimidazolecarboxamide formyltransferase/IMP cyclohydrolase → MEEKGTFKIKRALISVSDKTGLVEFARRLSELKIEIISTGGTLNELKKNGIKSVSISSFTEFPEILGGRVKTLHPKVFGGILALREDKEHKKEVREQKIKLIDLVVVNLYPFEKTISKPEVTDSEAVENIDIGGVSLIRAAAKNYNYVAIITSPEKYDMIIQELKENKGSLSFSTRYNLALEAFKHTAHYDSAIADYLERKTEKGKDFPSYLNPFYEKVQDLRYGENPHQKAALYKVPNFAGPSISTSQILSGKELSYNNIVDLDAALNMIEDFKKPFVCILKHNNPCGAACADTLAQAYEDALASDPVSAFGSIIGLNRVVDLETAKKIDETFFVECVLAPGYEKDTLELLVKKKNRRFLACPELLKGKMTGQRVYKMIKGGALLQDADEYETRENELKVVTQVQPTTEQIKFLLFAWKVAKHVKSNAIVLVQGEKTVGVGAGQMSRVDSVIISAMKAKERAKGSVLASDAFFPMRDGIDEAAKAGVKAIIQPGGSKGDPEVIKAADEHKIAMVFTGIRHFRH, encoded by the coding sequence ACCTTAAACGAGCTTAAGAAGAATGGCATTAAATCGGTTTCCATTTCCTCTTTTACCGAATTCCCTGAAATCCTGGGCGGTCGGGTGAAGACTCTTCATCCGAAAGTGTTTGGTGGAATCCTTGCCCTGCGGGAGGATAAGGAACACAAGAAAGAAGTCAGAGAGCAAAAAATAAAATTGATTGATTTAGTGGTGGTGAATCTTTATCCTTTTGAAAAAACCATCTCCAAACCAGAGGTGACAGATTCTGAGGCAGTGGAAAATATCGACATAGGCGGGGTAAGTCTAATCAGAGCTGCGGCGAAAAATTACAATTACGTGGCGATAATCACCAGCCCGGAAAAATATGATATGATTATCCAGGAGCTTAAAGAAAATAAAGGAAGCCTCTCTTTTTCGACCAGATATAATTTAGCCCTGGAGGCTTTCAAACATACAGCCCATTATGACAGTGCAATAGCTGATTATTTAGAGAGAAAAACTGAAAAAGGAAAGGATTTCCCATCTTATCTGAATCCTTTTTATGAAAAGGTTCAGGATTTGAGGTACGGAGAAAATCCACATCAAAAGGCGGCTCTTTATAAAGTTCCGAACTTCGCTGGACCATCCATATCCACCTCGCAGATATTATCTGGAAAGGAGCTTTCCTATAACAACATTGTGGATTTAGATGCGGCTCTAAATATGATCGAGGATTTCAAGAAACCTTTTGTCTGCATCCTTAAACACAATAACCCCTGCGGGGCTGCCTGTGCAGATACTCTTGCTCAAGCTTACGAGGACGCCTTAGCCTCAGACCCGGTCTCAGCTTTCGGCTCCATCATCGGGTTAAATCGGGTAGTTGATCTGGAGACTGCCAAAAAAATCGATGAGACTTTTTTTGTGGAATGCGTGCTGGCACCGGGATATGAGAAAGATACTTTAGAGCTTCTGGTCAAAAAGAAAAACAGGAGGTTCTTAGCTTGTCCCGAATTATTAAAAGGAAAGATGACCGGACAAAGGGTTTACAAGATGATAAAAGGCGGAGCGCTTCTGCAGGATGCGGATGAATACGAGACCAGGGAAAACGAATTAAAAGTCGTCACTCAGGTGCAGCCAACGACGGAACAGATCAAATTTCTGCTTTTCGCCTGGAAAGTGGCTAAGCACGTAAAGTCGAATGCAATCGTCCTGGTTCAGGGAGAAAAGACCGTGGGAGTTGGCGCGGGACAGATGAGCCGGGTGGATTCAGTTATAATCTCCGCTATGAAAGCAAAAGAAAGAGCCAAAGGCTCAGTCTTAGCTTCGGATGCCTTTTTCCCGATGAGGGATGGAATAGATGAGGCGGCAAAAGCCGGGGTTAAGGCGATTATTCAGCCTGGCGGCTCCAAAGGCGATCCTGAGGTCATAAAAGCAGCAGATGAGCACAAGATTGCAATGGTGTTCACGGGTATAAGGCATTTCCGGCATTAA
- the radA gene encoding DNA repair protein RadA, translated as MSATDKLKTIFICQNCGSSFPKWMGKCPDCGSWNSLVEEKVSKKREKSYEKGEIAAPVPLNQVRSGEEDRIKTGIGELDRVLGGGVVRDSVVLVGGDPGIGKSTLLLQTTQKVAESSGRVLYITGEESLKQVKLRAQRMGIDSDRIDILTETNLDSILETLGQNPPVMAVVDSIQTTYSLNLESAPGSISQIRECASKLINFAKGKGVAVFLVGHVTKDGSLAGPRVLEHMVDTVLYFEGEKNYAYRILRSVKNRFGSSNEIGVFQMEEKGLVEVSNPSELFLSEMGEGTSGSVVVCSLEGTRPLLVELQALVTPTVYGMPQRVCSGIDYKRLSLLLAILEKRENLRVSSTDVFVNVAGGVWIDEPAIDLGIVTAVVSNFKNIPVKKDTLIMGEVGLGGEVRGISQVERRIKEGEKLGFKRCIIPESNFRNLKENFKIEVSGVRNLKEALSILLKKSK; from the coding sequence ATGTCTGCAACTGATAAACTAAAAACGATTTTCATCTGCCAGAACTGCGGGAGCAGTTTTCCCAAATGGATGGGGAAATGTCCGGATTGCGGTTCGTGGAATTCTCTGGTCGAGGAAAAGGTCTCAAAGAAAAGGGAAAAATCGTATGAAAAAGGGGAAATTGCTGCTCCAGTCCCTTTAAATCAGGTGAGATCCGGAGAAGAGGACAGGATAAAAACCGGAATAGGCGAGTTAGACAGGGTCCTGGGAGGTGGGGTTGTCAGGGATTCGGTTGTCTTAGTAGGTGGTGATCCGGGGATAGGGAAATCTACCTTACTACTCCAGACAACTCAGAAAGTGGCTGAAAGTTCTGGCAGGGTTCTTTACATAACCGGTGAGGAATCTTTAAAACAGGTAAAATTACGAGCTCAGAGGATGGGAATAGATTCAGATAGAATTGATATTTTAACTGAGACGAATTTAGATTCGATCCTGGAGACTCTGGGGCAGAATCCTCCTGTTATGGCAGTTGTGGATTCGATTCAAACTACTTATTCCCTTAATCTGGAAAGTGCTCCCGGGTCCATTTCTCAGATAAGGGAATGCGCTTCTAAGTTAATAAATTTCGCCAAAGGAAAAGGAGTGGCAGTTTTCTTAGTCGGACACGTTACCAAAGACGGCTCCTTAGCAGGTCCCAGGGTTTTAGAGCATATGGTTGATACTGTTCTCTACTTTGAAGGGGAGAAAAATTATGCTTACCGGATTTTGAGGTCGGTTAAAAACCGGTTCGGCTCGTCCAATGAAATCGGTGTATTCCAGATGGAGGAAAAAGGACTGGTTGAAGTCAGTAATCCCTCAGAGCTTTTTTTATCTGAAATGGGAGAAGGCACATCCGGTTCAGTGGTAGTCTGTTCCTTAGAAGGGACCAGGCCACTTTTAGTTGAGCTTCAGGCCCTGGTCACACCTACGGTCTACGGGATGCCACAGAGGGTCTGTTCAGGCATCGATTATAAAAGACTCTCTCTGCTTTTAGCCATTTTAGAGAAAAGAGAGAACCTGAGAGTTTCTTCCACAGACGTATTTGTAAATGTAGCCGGAGGAGTCTGGATCGATGAGCCGGCAATAGACCTGGGGATCGTCACGGCAGTAGTCTCAAATTTCAAAAACATTCCGGTTAAAAAGGATACCCTGATTATGGGTGAGGTTGGTTTGGGTGGAGAGGTCAGAGGGATAAGCCAGGTAGAGAGAAGAATCAAAGAAGGGGAGAAATTAGGTTTCAAAAGATGCATAATTCCGGAAAGCAATTTCAGGAATTTGAAAGAGAACTTTAAAATTGAGGTTTCAGGAGTCAGGAATTTAAAAGAAGCGCTTTCAATACTGCTTAAAAAAAGCAAGTAG